A part of Aquibium oceanicum genomic DNA contains:
- a CDS encoding sensor histidine kinase — MQSASPQVTGIGGPRSRMNVTGAAKARFRKALAGGTVILPALACAVSWQGAASAQEAGLGVLVPRGGDFGAFEVIQFATFAGVLGAAMLSAIWLIRERGRIAAENLELRERIAELNAAVQRSDALASMKDQRTVVWGSEHRRPEILGSLPSTPGVPDERAAFLAFGRWLTARSAAALENAIANLRATGAAFDLATETVAGGVLEVHGRKSASHAIVRFHSLSEKQREHARLKAEHLALASEHEIILKLLDALDMPFWLRDAAGRLQHANRAYAVAVEAQSPGEAVAEKRELLGTQARETLARHHLTEPVFQQTVSTVIDGDRKLFAVTDVASEAGGAGIAVDKSDIEALQAEYERTLRSHSDTLDQLTTAVAIFDADEKLRFFNQAFQKLWELEPGFLESAPDNTLLLDRLRSAGKLAEQPEWRRWKENLLSAYRAVESQEHWWYLPDARTIRVVANPNPRGGVTWVFENLTERFDLESRYNTAVRVQGETLDNLAEGVAVFGPDGRVRLFNPAFATLWRLEHSEIGVSTHIAVIRKACESVCIDGPWPDFVAAVTGFDDERRETHGKAELVDGTILSYAVIPLPNGQVMMTFVDVTDSVNFERALQEKNEALEKADQLKNDFVQHVSYELRSPLTNIIGFTELLELPETGPLNDRQQEYLDHIASSSSVLLTIVNDILDLATVDAGIMELEIGEVPIAKTVNETAELVYEKMREHHIALRVDLKDAPDAFFADEQRLRQILFNLLSNAANYAPEGSTVVLSCRGTSDWVEFFVHDDGPGMPPEILDTAFKRFEPRTNGGRRRGAGLGLAIVKSFVELHGGTVEIDTGKSRGTSVTCRFPLAPREAKAAE; from the coding sequence ATGCAATCAGCTAGCCCGCAGGTTACGGGGATCGGCGGGCCTCGTTCGCGGATGAACGTCACGGGAGCCGCGAAGGCACGATTTCGCAAGGCGCTGGCCGGCGGGACGGTCATTCTGCCTGCGCTCGCCTGCGCCGTCTCGTGGCAAGGGGCCGCGTCGGCACAGGAGGCCGGCCTGGGTGTCCTCGTGCCGCGTGGTGGCGATTTCGGCGCCTTCGAAGTCATCCAGTTCGCCACCTTCGCCGGCGTGCTCGGCGCCGCCATGCTCTCGGCCATCTGGCTTATCCGGGAACGCGGCAGGATCGCCGCGGAAAATCTCGAACTTCGCGAAAGGATCGCCGAGCTCAACGCCGCCGTACAGCGCTCGGACGCGCTCGCCAGCATGAAGGACCAGCGCACCGTCGTTTGGGGCAGCGAGCATCGCAGGCCCGAAATCCTCGGTTCGCTTCCGTCGACGCCCGGCGTCCCGGACGAGCGCGCCGCCTTCCTCGCCTTCGGTCGCTGGCTCACCGCGCGCTCCGCCGCCGCGCTGGAAAACGCCATAGCGAACCTGCGCGCGACCGGCGCGGCCTTCGATCTCGCCACCGAGACGGTCGCCGGCGGCGTGCTGGAGGTCCATGGCCGCAAGTCCGCGTCGCACGCGATCGTGCGGTTTCACTCGCTGTCCGAGAAGCAGCGCGAGCATGCGCGCCTGAAGGCGGAGCATCTGGCACTCGCCTCGGAACACGAGATCATCCTCAAGCTACTCGACGCCCTCGACATGCCGTTCTGGCTGCGCGACGCCGCCGGCCGGCTTCAGCATGCCAACCGCGCCTATGCGGTCGCCGTCGAGGCACAGTCCCCCGGGGAGGCCGTGGCCGAAAAGCGCGAACTGCTCGGCACGCAGGCTCGAGAGACCCTGGCGCGGCATCATCTGACGGAGCCCGTCTTCCAGCAGACGGTCTCGACCGTGATCGACGGCGACCGCAAGCTCTTCGCCGTCACCGACGTGGCGAGCGAGGCCGGCGGCGCCGGCATCGCGGTCGACAAGAGCGACATCGAGGCGTTGCAAGCCGAATACGAGCGGACCCTGCGCAGCCATTCCGATACCCTCGATCAGTTGACCACCGCGGTGGCGATCTTCGACGCCGACGAGAAGCTTCGTTTCTTCAACCAGGCCTTCCAGAAGCTCTGGGAACTCGAACCCGGGTTCCTCGAGAGCGCGCCGGACAACACTTTGCTGCTCGACCGGCTGCGCAGCGCCGGCAAGCTGGCCGAACAGCCCGAATGGCGACGCTGGAAGGAGAACCTGCTTTCGGCGTATCGCGCGGTCGAATCGCAGGAGCACTGGTGGTATCTGCCGGACGCGCGCACGATCCGCGTGGTCGCCAATCCCAATCCGCGCGGCGGCGTCACCTGGGTGTTCGAGAACCTGACGGAACGGTTCGATCTCGAAAGCCGCTACAACACCGCCGTGCGTGTCCAGGGCGAGACCCTGGACAACCTCGCCGAAGGCGTTGCGGTGTTCGGTCCCGATGGGCGCGTGCGCCTCTTCAACCCTGCATTCGCCACGCTCTGGCGCCTGGAGCATTCCGAGATCGGCGTCAGCACGCACATCGCGGTGATCCGCAAGGCATGCGAGAGCGTCTGCATCGACGGCCCCTGGCCGGATTTCGTCGCCGCCGTGACCGGCTTCGACGACGAGCGACGCGAGACGCACGGGAAGGCCGAACTCGTCGACGGCACGATCCTTAGCTACGCGGTGATCCCTCTGCCCAACGGCCAGGTCATGATGACCTTCGTCGACGTCACCGACAGCGTCAACTTCGAACGCGCGTTGCAGGAGAAGAACGAGGCGCTGGAAAAGGCCGACCAGTTGAAGAACGACTTCGTCCAGCACGTGTCGTACGAACTGCGCTCGCCGCTGACCAACATCATCGGCTTCACCGAACTGCTCGAACTGCCCGAGACCGGCCCGCTGAACGATCGGCAGCAGGAGTATCTCGACCACATCGCCTCCTCGTCTTCCGTCCTTTTGACGATCGTCAACGACATTCTCGACCTCGCGACCGTCGACGCAGGCATCATGGAGCTGGAGATCGGCGAGGTGCCGATCGCCAAGACCGTCAACGAGACGGCCGAGCTCGTCTACGAGAAGATGCGCGAACACCACATCGCCCTTCGGGTCGATCTGAAGGACGCTCCGGACGCCTTCTTCGCCGACGAGCAGCGCCTGCGCCAGATCCTGTTCAACCTCTTGAGCAATGCCGCCAACTACGCGCCCGAGGGCAGCACGGTGGTGCTGTCTTGCCGGGGCACCTCCGACTGGGTGGAGTTCTTCGTCCATGATGATGGCCCCGGCATGCCGCCCGAAATCCTCGACACCGCCTTCAAGCGCTTCGAGCCGCGCACCAATGGCGGCCGCCGCCGCGGCGCCGGCCTTGGTCTGGCCATTGTAAAGAGCTTCGTGGAGTTGCACGGCGGGACCGTCGAGATCGACACGGGAAAATCGCGCGGCACGTCCGTCACCTGCCGCTTCCCCCTGGCGCCGCGCGAGGCGAAGGCGGCAGAGTAG
- a CDS encoding HPr family phosphocarrier protein, with protein sequence MNAGSGVAETDPVVRDIEIVNQRGLHARASARFVQVAGGFDAVISVERDGISVGGTSIMGLMMLAASPGCVIRVSASGPEAEPAVEALAVLVANRFGEEV encoded by the coding sequence ATGAATGCGGGGTCGGGCGTGGCGGAAACCGATCCGGTGGTTCGCGACATCGAAATCGTCAACCAGCGCGGTCTGCACGCGCGCGCCTCGGCGCGTTTCGTCCAGGTAGCCGGCGGGTTCGACGCGGTGATCTCCGTCGAACGTGACGGCATCTCGGTCGGCGGCACCTCGATCATGGGGTTGATGATGCTCGCCGCCAGCCCCGGATGCGTCATCAGGGTGAGCGCCAGCGGGCCGGAAGCGGAACCGGCCGTCGAGGCACTGGCCGTGCTCGTTGCCAACCGCTTCGGCGAAGAGGTCTGA
- a CDS encoding response regulator transcription factor, whose protein sequence is MATIALVDDDRNILTSVSIALESEGYRVETYTDGASALEGFSARPPNLAVLDIKMPRMDGMELLRRLRQKSDLPVIFLTSKDDEIDELFGLKMGADDFIRKPFSQRLLVERVKAVLRRANAREAAAKSPTQQSKSLERGQLVMDQERHTCTWKGEPVTLTVTEFLILHSLAQRPGVVKSRDSLMDSAYDEQVYVDDRTIDSHIKRLRKKFKSVDDEFDMIETLYGVGYRFREA, encoded by the coding sequence ATGGCAACGATCGCGCTCGTCGACGATGACCGGAACATCCTAACCTCCGTCTCGATAGCACTGGAGTCGGAAGGCTACCGTGTGGAGACCTATACGGACGGCGCCTCCGCGCTCGAAGGCTTCTCGGCCCGGCCGCCGAATCTCGCCGTACTCGACATCAAGATGCCCCGCATGGACGGCATGGAACTCTTGCGCCGGCTGCGCCAGAAGAGCGACCTTCCGGTCATTTTCCTGACATCCAAGGACGACGAGATCGACGAACTCTTCGGCCTCAAGATGGGCGCCGACGACTTTATCCGGAAGCCGTTCTCGCAGCGCCTGCTGGTCGAGCGCGTGAAGGCGGTGCTGCGCCGCGCCAACGCCCGCGAGGCGGCGGCCAAGTCGCCGACCCAGCAGAGCAAGTCGCTCGAAAGGGGCCAGCTCGTCATGGACCAGGAGCGCCACACCTGCACCTGGAAGGGCGAGCCGGTGACGCTCACGGTCACCGAGTTCCTGATCCTGCATTCGCTGGCGCAGCGGCCGGGCGTGGTCAAGAGCCGCGATTCTCTCATGGATTCGGCCTATGACGAGCAGGTCTACGTCGACGACCGGACCATTGACAGCCACATCAAGAGGCTGAGAAAGAAGTTCAAATCCGTCGATGACGAATTCGACATGATCGAAACGCTCTATGGGGTGGGCTATCGCTTCCGCGAGGCCTAG
- a CDS encoding PTS sugar transporter subunit IIA has translation MIGLVLVTHGRLAEEFRHAVEHVVGPQENFETIPIGADDDIEQRRREIVAAVARADTGTGVIVLTDMFGGTPSNLAISVMEAGRIEVIAGMNLPMLIKLTSVRTGDSMAAALEGAQTAGRKYINVASQVLSGK, from the coding sequence ATGATCGGACTCGTGCTCGTGACGCACGGTCGGCTGGCCGAGGAGTTCCGCCATGCGGTGGAGCATGTCGTCGGCCCGCAGGAGAATTTCGAGACCATCCCCATCGGCGCGGATGACGACATCGAGCAGCGCAGGCGCGAGATCGTCGCGGCGGTCGCGCGTGCCGACACCGGCACCGGCGTCATCGTCCTGACGGACATGTTCGGCGGAACACCGTCGAACCTGGCGATTTCCGTCATGGAAGCCGGCCGCATCGAGGTGATCGCCGGCATGAACCTTCCCATGCTGATCAAGCTCACGAGCGTCCGGACAGGCGACAGCATGGCCGCCGCGCTCGAAGGCGCCCAGACGGCGGGCCGCAAGTACATCAACGTCGCGAGCCAGGTGCTGAGCGGAAAATGA
- the tsaE gene encoding tRNA (adenosine(37)-N6)-threonylcarbamoyltransferase complex ATPase subunit type 1 TsaE has translation MENSALEIALGDEAATQRFGEDVALAVKPGDLIRLEGDLGAGKTTLARALIRSIAGDPDLEVPSPTFTLVQSYDLRIPVHHLDLYRLSDADEVDELGVDELAATGVVLVEWPERAGDRLPGTSVTIRLEHEGDGRRATVSGNPAAMGRLRRSLAIRDFLAAAGWGQGRRRFLLGDASTRAYETVETGDGIRILMNAPKQPDGPPIRDGKPYSQIAHLAESVLPFVAIDEALRAKGFCAPEIFAADVDAGLLLIEHLGSGSYLSPDGQPVRERCEEAARLLAAMHARSWPREIRTSAGADHIVPRYDRGAMAIEVELITDWYVPFATGRPADAAMREEFLDAWNAVFDRLETAETSLVLRDYHSPNLIWREERAGLDRLGIIDFQDAMIGPAAYDVASLAMDARVTIPAELESAILEAYVEASRAAGAFDRTAFEEAYAIMAAQRNSKILGIFVRLDRRDGKPQYLKHLPRIRSYLGRALSHPALAPVARFYSRHGLLEDVAA, from the coding sequence ATGGAAAACTCCGCGCTGGAGATAGCGCTTGGCGACGAGGCGGCGACGCAGCGCTTCGGCGAGGACGTCGCGCTCGCCGTCAAGCCCGGTGACCTGATCCGGCTGGAAGGCGATCTGGGCGCCGGCAAGACCACGCTGGCCCGCGCGCTGATCCGCTCGATCGCCGGCGATCCGGACCTCGAAGTGCCGAGCCCGACGTTCACGCTCGTCCAGAGCTACGACCTGCGCATTCCCGTCCACCATCTCGACCTCTACCGGCTGTCGGATGCGGACGAGGTGGACGAACTCGGCGTCGACGAGCTTGCCGCGACTGGCGTGGTGCTGGTCGAATGGCCGGAGCGGGCGGGCGATCGCCTTCCCGGGACGTCCGTGACGATACGACTGGAGCACGAAGGCGACGGCCGCCGTGCCACGGTCTCCGGCAACCCAGCCGCGATGGGGCGGCTGCGGCGCTCCCTGGCGATCCGCGATTTCCTCGCCGCCGCCGGTTGGGGGCAGGGGCGCCGCCGCTTCCTCCTTGGCGATGCCTCGACCCGGGCCTACGAGACGGTGGAAACCGGAGACGGCATCCGCATCCTGATGAATGCGCCGAAGCAGCCCGACGGACCGCCGATCCGCGACGGCAAGCCCTACAGCCAGATCGCCCACCTCGCCGAATCCGTCCTGCCTTTCGTCGCCATCGACGAGGCGCTGCGCGCGAAAGGCTTTTGCGCGCCGGAGATCTTCGCCGCCGACGTCGATGCCGGCCTGCTTCTGATCGAGCATCTCGGCTCGGGCTCGTATCTGTCCCCCGACGGACAGCCGGTGCGCGAGCGTTGCGAGGAAGCCGCGCGCCTGCTGGCAGCCATGCATGCCCGATCCTGGCCGCGGGAAATCCGCACGAGCGCGGGCGCCGACCACATCGTTCCGCGCTATGATCGCGGGGCGATGGCGATCGAGGTCGAACTCATCACCGACTGGTACGTGCCCTTCGCCACCGGCAGGCCGGCGGACGCCGCCATGCGCGAGGAGTTTCTCGACGCCTGGAACGCCGTGTTCGACCGGCTGGAGACTGCAGAGACGAGCCTCGTCCTGCGCGACTACCATTCGCCCAATCTGATCTGGCGCGAGGAAAGGGCCGGGCTCGACCGGCTCGGCATCATCGACTTTCAGGACGCCATGATCGGCCCGGCCGCATATGACGTGGCGTCGCTTGCCATGGACGCGCGCGTGACCATCCCGGCGGAACTCGAAAGCGCCATCTTGGAAGCCTATGTGGAGGCGAGTCGCGCCGCCGGCGCGTTCGACCGGACCGCCTTCGAGGAGGCCTATGCCATCATGGCCGCGCAGCGCAATTCCAAGATCCTCGGCATCTTCGTGCGGCTGGACCGGCGCGATGGAAAACCGCAATACCTGAAGCACCTGCCGCGCATCCGGTCCTATCTCGGTCGCGCCCTGTCGCATCCCGCGCTGGCCCCGGTGGCACGCTTCTACAGCCGCCACGGGCTGCTGGAAGACGTCGCCGCATGA
- the ahcY gene encoding adenosylhomocysteinase, with amino-acid sequence MAQSQDYIVKDISLADWGRKEIDIAETEMPGLMACREEFGESQPLKGARISGSLHMTIQTAVLIETLKALGADVRWASCNIFSTQDHAASAIAASGTPVFAVKGETLDEYWQYTDKIFQWPDGGTTNMILDDGGDATMYILLGARAEAGEDVLSKPGNEEEEILFAQIKKRMSETPGFFTKNRDAIKGVTEETTTGVNRLYQLQKKGLLPFPAINVNDSVTKSKFDNKYGCKESLVDGIRRGTDVMMAGKVAVVCGYGDVGKGSAASLRGAGARVKVTEIDPICALQAAMDGFEVVTLEDAAPTADIVITTTGNKDVITIDHMRQMKDMAIVGNIGHFDNEIQVQALRNLKWTNIKPQVDMIEFPGGTRILLLSEGRLLNLGNATGHPSFVMSASFSNQVLAQIELWTKAGQYENQVYVLPKHLDEKVARLHLDKLGARLTELSEEQASYIGVTAQGPFKPEHYRY; translated from the coding sequence ATGGCTCAGAGCCAGGATTACATCGTCAAGGATATCTCGCTGGCCGACTGGGGCCGCAAGGAGATCGACATCGCAGAAACCGAAATGCCGGGCCTGATGGCCTGCCGCGAGGAGTTCGGCGAGAGCCAGCCGCTGAAGGGCGCGCGCATTTCCGGTTCGCTTCACATGACCATCCAGACCGCGGTCCTCATCGAGACGCTGAAGGCGCTCGGCGCCGACGTCCGCTGGGCGTCCTGCAACATCTTCTCCACCCAGGACCATGCCGCTTCGGCGATCGCCGCCAGCGGCACGCCGGTCTTCGCGGTGAAGGGCGAGACGCTCGACGAGTACTGGCAGTACACCGACAAGATCTTCCAGTGGCCCGACGGCGGCACCACCAACATGATCCTGGATGATGGCGGCGACGCCACCATGTACATCCTGCTCGGCGCCCGTGCCGAAGCCGGTGAGGACGTGCTTTCCAAGCCGGGCAACGAGGAAGAGGAAATTCTCTTCGCCCAGATCAAGAAGCGCATGTCCGAGACGCCGGGCTTCTTCACGAAGAACCGCGACGCCATCAAGGGTGTGACGGAAGAGACCACCACCGGCGTCAACCGGCTCTACCAGCTGCAGAAGAAGGGGCTCCTTCCCTTCCCGGCGATCAACGTCAACGACAGCGTGACCAAGTCGAAGTTCGACAACAAGTACGGCTGCAAGGAGTCGCTGGTCGACGGCATCCGCCGCGGCACGGACGTCATGATGGCCGGCAAGGTCGCCGTCGTGTGCGGCTACGGCGACGTCGGCAAGGGTTCGGCCGCTTCGCTGCGCGGCGCCGGCGCCCGCGTGAAGGTCACCGAGATCGACCCGATCTGCGCGCTGCAGGCGGCCATGGACGGCTTCGAGGTCGTGACGCTGGAAGACGCCGCCCCGACGGCCGACATCGTCATCACCACGACCGGCAACAAGGACGTCATCACCATCGATCACATGCGCCAGATGAAGGACATGGCGATCGTCGGCAACATCGGCCACTTCGACAACGAGATCCAGGTCCAGGCGCTTCGGAATCTCAAGTGGACCAACATCAAGCCGCAGGTCGACATGATCGAGTTCCCCGGCGGCACCCGCATCCTGCTGCTGTCGGAAGGCCGCCTGCTCAATCTCGGCAACGCCACCGGCCACCCGAGCTTCGTCATGTCGGCTTCCTTCAGCAATCAGGTGCTGGCCCAGATCGAGCTCTGGACGAAGGCCGGACAGTACGAAAACCAGGTCTACGTGCTGCCCAAGCATCTCGACGAGAAGGTGGCGCGGCTGCATCTCGACAAGCTCGGCGCCAGGCTCACCGAGCTGTCCGAAGAGCAGGCTTCCTACATCGGCGTCACGGCCCAAGGTCCGTTCAAGCCGGAACACTACAGATACTGA
- a CDS encoding HPr kinase/phosphorylase: MENIHATGLVAGERGLLIVGASGSGKTSLALAVIAQAVGEGAFARLVCDDQIFVVPASGRLIAHAPAAIAGLAEARGLGPVTFPHEPRMIVDAVVRLVPPDEAPRFDPGETEEICGIALPRLSLPQCNVAAALPAVLALLRHRGGGGRPS; the protein is encoded by the coding sequence TTGGAGAACATCCACGCAACCGGACTGGTCGCCGGCGAACGGGGTCTGCTGATCGTTGGAGCGTCCGGCAGCGGCAAGACCAGCCTGGCGCTCGCCGTCATAGCGCAGGCCGTCGGCGAGGGCGCCTTCGCGCGTCTTGTATGCGACGACCAGATATTCGTCGTGCCGGCTTCCGGCAGGTTGATCGCCCACGCGCCGGCCGCCATCGCCGGGCTCGCCGAGGCGAGGGGGCTCGGCCCGGTAACCTTTCCCCACGAGCCGCGGATGATTGTCGACGCGGTCGTGCGGCTGGTCCCGCCCGACGAGGCGCCGCGCTTCGACCCGGGCGAAACCGAGGAAATCTGCGGAATCGCGCTGCCCCGGCTCAGCCTGCCACAGTGCAACGTTGCTGCGGCCCTGCCGGCGGTGCTGGCTCTCCTGCGGCATCGCGGCGGTGGGGGGAGGCCATCGTGA
- a CDS encoding sensor histidine kinase, producing the protein MVADVRSEKSSRSAARRPPVLSGWFTRPFRRFLGHHVFSSLTRRILFLNLAGLVVLVLGILYLNQFRDGLIEARVESLMTQGEIIAAAIAASATVETDTITVDPEKLLELQAGQSIAPGTDQLDSLEFPINPERVAPVLRRLISPTRTRARIYDRDGNLLLDSRHLYSRGQILRYELPPLEEAEQDFIDRMEDFIYGFFQRKDLPVYREQPGGSGAAYPEVVNALIGSPGFVVRISEQGEMIVSVAVPVQRFRAVLGVLLLSTQGGDIDKIVADERRAIFRVFGVAALVTAILSMLLASTIANPLRRLSAAAVRVRRGVRSREEIPDFSDRQDEIGNLSIALRDMTNAMYARIDAIESFAADVAHELKNPLTSLRSAVETLPLARNDDTRKRLLDVIQHDVRRLDRLISDISDASRLDAELAREDASRVDVKKLVGDLVDLSRQQGRHRKKVAIEFRAPKDAAKGFLVSGHDLRIGQVITNLIENARSFVPDKDGRIVVTLMRSNRQVIITVEDNGPGIRVENIERIFERFYTDRPSTEDFGQNSGLGLSISRQIVEAHGGQLTAENIVGAKPGDIRGARFVVRLPAES; encoded by the coding sequence ATGGTAGCCGACGTCAGATCAGAAAAATCGAGCAGGTCCGCTGCGCGGCGGCCGCCGGTCCTGTCGGGATGGTTCACGCGGCCGTTCCGCCGCTTTTTGGGCCACCACGTCTTCTCGAGCCTGACGCGGCGCATCCTCTTCCTCAATCTCGCCGGGCTCGTGGTGCTGGTTCTCGGCATCCTGTATCTCAACCAGTTCCGCGACGGCCTGATCGAGGCGCGGGTGGAAAGCCTGATGACGCAGGGCGAGATCATCGCCGCCGCGATCGCGGCGTCGGCGACGGTCGAGACTGACACCATCACCGTCGATCCCGAGAAGCTTCTGGAGCTGCAGGCCGGACAAAGCATCGCGCCGGGAACCGACCAGCTCGACAGCCTCGAATTCCCCATCAACCCCGAACGGGTCGCGCCGGTGCTGCGCCGCCTGATCTCGCCTACCCGGACCCGTGCGCGCATCTACGACCGCGACGGCAACCTTCTCCTGGATTCCCGGCATCTCTATTCGCGCGGACAGATCCTGCGCTACGAACTGCCGCCGCTGGAAGAAGCCGAGCAGGACTTCATCGACCGCATGGAGGACTTCATCTACGGTTTCTTCCAGCGCAAGGACCTGCCGGTCTACCGCGAGCAGCCGGGCGGCAGCGGCGCAGCCTATCCGGAGGTGGTGAACGCGCTGATCGGCAGCCCCGGCTTCGTCGTGCGTATCAGCGAGCAGGGTGAGATGATCGTGTCGGTCGCCGTGCCCGTCCAGCGCTTCCGCGCCGTCCTCGGCGTGCTTCTCCTGTCGACCCAAGGCGGCGACATCGACAAGATCGTCGCCGACGAGCGCCGGGCGATCTTCCGCGTCTTCGGGGTCGCGGCACTCGTCACGGCGATCCTGTCCATGCTTCTGGCGTCTACGATCGCGAACCCGCTGCGCCGGCTGTCGGCCGCCGCCGTGCGAGTGCGGCGCGGCGTGCGCAGCCGCGAGGAGATTCCCGATTTCTCCGACCGGCAGGACGAGATCGGCAATCTCTCCATCGCCCTCCGGGACATGACCAACGCTATGTATGCCCGCATCGACGCGATCGAGAGCTTCGCCGCCGACGTCGCGCACGAGTTGAAGAACCCGCTCACCTCCCTGCGCAGCGCGGTCGAAACCTTGCCGCTCGCCAGGAACGACGACACGCGGAAAAGGCTGCTGGACGTCATCCAGCATGACGTGCGCCGTCTCGACCGGTTGATCAGCGACATTTCGGACGCATCGCGCCTCGATGCGGAACTCGCCCGCGAGGATGCCTCCCGCGTGGACGTGAAGAAGCTCGTGGGCGACCTCGTCGACCTGTCGCGCCAGCAGGGCAGGCACCGCAAGAAGGTGGCGATCGAGTTCCGTGCGCCGAAGGACGCGGCCAAGGGCTTCCTCGTCTCCGGGCACGACCTGAGGATCGGGCAGGTGATCACCAACCTGATCGAGAACGCCCGCTCCTTCGTTCCCGACAAGGACGGAAGGATCGTCGTCACCCTCATGCGCAGCAACCGCCAGGTCATCATTACCGTGGAGGACAACGGGCCGGGCATCCGCGTCGAGAACATCGAGCGGATCTTCGAACGCTTCTACACCGACCGGCCTTCCACCGAGGATTTCGGCCAGAACTCCGGGCTCGGTCTTTCGATCAGCCGGCAGATCGTGGAGGCGCATGGCGGGCAGCTGACCGCCGAGAACATCGTCGGCGCCAAGCCGGGCGACATCCGCGGCGCGCGCTTCGTCGTCAGGCTGCCGGCCGAAAGCTGA